From the Anabaena sphaerica FACHB-251 genome, one window contains:
- a CDS encoding cation:proton antiporter yields the protein MQEDFRLIVDLVSVFAVAACGGLLAALLKQPVLLGYLIGGMIVGPAGLGLIKEVVQVETLAQFGVAFLLFALGVEFSLAELKKVKAIALGGGGLQILLTILITVLVCGVTGAWGALPAKGVFLGCILSLSSTAVVLKCLMERNETETPHGQVMLGILVVQDLALGLMLAVLPALHEPGEVIGMAVLTALVRIGLFAAGAVVAGIWLIPPLLRLLARTESRELFLLGVVTLCLCIALLTEYLGLSIEMGAFVAGLMISEVEYADETLTIVEPLRDIFASLFFAAIGMLIDPVFLWHNLELILGLVALVFVGKFLIITPLVKLFRYPLKTALIAGLGLAQIGEFSFVLASEGQALGLVSRRIYLLILGTTAVTLMLTPFVLRLVPFLFDFAESMPWLKPYLVEEQARDFAEDLPLKDHIVVCGYGRIGKNLVRLLQQYELPVVVIDQSESRIQQLRDAGIPYVYGNGVSFHVLETAGVNHAKGMAIALPDPASIRLCLKRALELSPELDLVVRATQDKNIEVLYQLGAREVVQPEFEASLEMATYLLTDVGLSPEVVQQKMQEIRKDHYLDLRPERSALEVSQHLQQVTRDLNRRWYDLPSDSPLIGMTLEEADMRYLIGVSLMAIRRTDGEEIDYPHSQIKLETGDRLLVVGANEELAALAEFAQGNAAVPGESNACQWVSVQSHCPILGKNLAHLTTDEQYGVKVQAIRRDGKFIRLPHGNMELKTGDQVLLCGSFSSLNELQQLFTASCGLPLAIPIIRDEEAETVNKFLPADHLPE from the coding sequence GTGCAAGAGGATTTTCGGTTAATTGTCGATTTGGTTTCGGTTTTTGCTGTCGCTGCCTGTGGTGGACTGCTGGCCGCTCTGTTAAAACAACCTGTGCTGCTGGGATATCTGATTGGGGGGATGATTGTTGGTCCTGCGGGACTGGGATTAATTAAAGAAGTTGTCCAGGTAGAAACCTTGGCACAGTTCGGGGTAGCCTTTTTGCTGTTCGCTTTGGGTGTAGAATTTTCCTTGGCTGAACTGAAAAAGGTAAAGGCTATAGCTTTGGGGGGTGGAGGACTACAAATTCTTCTCACTATTCTCATCACCGTTTTGGTGTGTGGCGTTACAGGTGCGTGGGGCGCTTTACCGGCTAAGGGTGTATTTTTGGGTTGTATTCTGTCTTTGTCTTCCACAGCGGTTGTTCTCAAATGTTTGATGGAACGCAATGAGACAGAAACGCCTCATGGCCAAGTGATGTTGGGTATTTTGGTAGTTCAGGACTTAGCACTGGGATTGATGCTGGCTGTATTACCCGCTTTGCATGAACCAGGTGAAGTCATTGGGATGGCAGTGCTGACGGCTTTGGTACGCATTGGTTTATTTGCTGCGGGTGCTGTGGTGGCGGGTATTTGGTTAATTCCGCCTTTGTTGCGACTGCTGGCACGAACTGAAAGCCGGGAGTTATTTTTGTTGGGGGTGGTGACTTTATGTTTGTGTATTGCCCTGCTAACTGAATATTTAGGTCTTTCTATCGAAATGGGGGCGTTTGTAGCGGGGTTGATGATTTCCGAGGTGGAGTATGCTGACGAAACCCTGACTATTGTTGAACCTTTGCGGGATATCTTTGCTAGTTTGTTTTTCGCTGCCATTGGGATGTTAATTGACCCGGTGTTTTTGTGGCACAACCTAGAATTGATTCTCGGTTTGGTAGCTTTGGTTTTCGTCGGTAAGTTTTTAATCATCACTCCGCTGGTCAAGTTATTCCGCTATCCGTTGAAAACAGCTTTAATTGCTGGGTTAGGATTAGCGCAAATTGGGGAATTTTCCTTTGTGCTGGCTAGTGAAGGTCAGGCTTTGGGGTTGGTTTCCCGAAGGATATATTTATTAATTTTGGGAACTACCGCTGTAACTTTGATGTTGACTCCCTTTGTGTTGCGGTTAGTACCATTTTTATTTGATTTTGCGGAGTCCATGCCTTGGTTAAAACCTTATTTGGTGGAAGAACAAGCGCGTGATTTTGCAGAAGATTTACCTCTCAAAGACCATATTGTGGTTTGTGGTTATGGTCGTATTGGTAAAAATTTGGTGCGGTTGTTGCAGCAATACGAGTTACCTGTGGTAGTGATAGACCAATCCGAAAGCAGGATTCAGCAGTTACGGGATGCGGGAATACCTTATGTTTATGGTAATGGAGTAAGTTTTCATGTGTTAGAAACTGCTGGGGTGAATCATGCTAAGGGAATGGCGATCGCACTTCCTGATCCTGCTAGTATTCGTCTATGTCTCAAACGCGCTTTGGAATTATCCCCAGAATTAGATTTAGTGGTCCGCGCTACCCAGGATAAAAACATTGAGGTGCTTTACCAACTGGGTGCAAGGGAAGTGGTACAACCAGAGTTTGAAGCTAGTTTAGAAATGGCTACCTATTTACTCACCGATGTGGGATTATCCCCAGAGGTTGTACAACAGAAAATGCAGGAAATTCGCAAAGACCATTATTTAGATTTGCGTCCTGAACGTTCTGCTTTGGAGGTTTCCCAGCATTTACAGCAAGTAACCCGCGATTTGAATCGTCGTTGGTATGACTTACCCTCTGATTCCCCATTGATTGGCATGACTTTGGAAGAAGCGGATATGCGCTATCTAATTGGGGTGAGTTTGATGGCTATTCGTCGCACTGATGGGGAAGAGATTGATTATCCCCATAGTCAGATTAAACTAGAAACTGGCGATCGCTTGTTAGTCGTGGGTGCCAATGAGGAATTAGCAGCGTTAGCGGAGTTTGCTCAAGGAAATGCAGCTGTTCCGGGAGAAAGTAATGCTTGTCAGTGGGTGAGTGTTCAATCTCACTGTCCTATTTTGGGTAAAAATCTGGCACATTTAACTACTGATGAACAGTATGGGGTAAAAGTGCAGGCTATTCGGCGAGATGGCAAGTTTATCCGCCTTCCTCATGGCAACATGGAGTTAAAAACAGGTGATCAAGTGCTGCTGTGCGGTAGCTTTTCCAGCCTGAATGAACTTCAACAGTTGTTTACTGCTTCCTGCGGACTACCCCTAGCTATTCCCATCATCAGAGATGAAGAGGCAGAAACCGTCAATAAGTTTCTACCTGCTGATCATTTGCCAGAGTAG
- the dapF gene encoding diaminopimelate epimerase, which produces MAIEFTKYHGLGNDFILIDNRSSLTPVITPEQAVKWCDRHFGIGADGVIFALPGQNDTDYTMRIFNSDGSEPEMCGNGIRCLAAFLTELEGISRTKDYYRIHTLAGVITPQLTDDGQVKVDMGLPRLLAQEIPTTLAPADNKVINLPLEVAGTTWDVTCVSMGNPHCITFVENVAAIPLESIGPKFEHHPVFPQRINTEFIEIVNRNYLKMRVWERGAGITLACGTGACAVLVAGVLNDKCDRTATIELPGGCLEIEWSEIDQRIYMTGPAERVFTGKL; this is translated from the coding sequence ATGGCAATAGAATTTACTAAGTATCACGGTTTGGGTAATGATTTCATTCTCATTGATAATCGGTCTTCATTAACACCAGTTATCACACCAGAACAAGCTGTGAAATGGTGCGATCGCCATTTTGGCATTGGTGCTGATGGTGTAATTTTCGCACTTCCAGGACAAAACGATACTGACTACACCATGCGGATTTTTAATTCCGACGGTTCTGAACCAGAAATGTGTGGTAACGGTATTCGCTGTTTAGCTGCATTTTTAACTGAGTTAGAAGGAATATCCCGCACTAAAGATTATTATCGTATTCATACTTTAGCTGGTGTGATTACACCTCAACTTACAGATGATGGTCAAGTTAAGGTCGATATGGGTTTACCTCGGTTACTAGCACAAGAAATTCCTACAACCCTTGCACCTGCTGACAACAAAGTAATTAATCTGCCTTTAGAAGTCGCAGGAACAACTTGGGATGTTACCTGTGTCAGTATGGGCAATCCTCACTGTATCACCTTTGTGGAAAATGTGGCAGCTATTCCCCTAGAAAGCATCGGTCCAAAATTTGAACATCATCCCGTTTTCCCCCAAAGAATCAATACAGAATTTATTGAAATTGTCAACCGTAATTATTTAAAAATGCGGGTATGGGAAAGGGGTGCAGGTATTACCTTAGCCTGTGGTACAGGTGCTTGTGCTGTTTTGGTAGCTGGGGTATTGAATGATAAATGCGATCGCACAGCCACAATAGAATTACCTGGAGGATGTTTAGAAATTGAATGGTCAGAAATTGACCAACGAATTTATATGACAGGCCCAGCAGAACGGGTTTTTACAGGTAAATTATAA
- a CDS encoding Hfq-related RNA-binding protein, producing MAATEFDTTLPSIRLVQNWIKQKATVEFKLVTGDLITGRVFWQDINCVCILDGNNEQITVCRQAIAYMKLRSDSVVERGLVPRDARVEVANIDS from the coding sequence ATGGCAGCAACTGAATTTGATACGACCCTACCTAGCATTCGACTAGTGCAGAATTGGATTAAACAAAAAGCTACAGTCGAATTCAAGCTGGTGACTGGTGATTTAATCACAGGTAGGGTTTTTTGGCAAGATATCAATTGTGTATGTATTTTAGACGGCAACAACGAGCAAATTACCGTTTGCAGACAGGCGATCGCTTATATGAAACTTCGCAGTGACTCGGTTGTAGAAAGAGGCTTAGTCCCACGAGATGCTAGAGTCGAAGTTGCCAATATCGATTCTTGA
- a CDS encoding CHASE2 domain-containing protein: MSKLIVLNLGKGNLQQGFPTVIAQLWQTDTPTPMQFTGGLPAAPQLDNLYRRWQQLYTALYASLEWRSRNISEFEIEEEDVTHISQAEFENICQELQKCLNTWLNSLLFLNIDRKLRTQLLPTDEIRFIITAECHQVLKLPWCLWHFFNDYPLAEIALSPPEYGRAIKTNSQKSNGKVRILAILGDSQHIDLEKDQSLLKQLPHAEIKFLVEPNRSQLTEQLWESGWDILFFAGHSSSQGKGKMVLNSGETLTIDQLKYGLQKAIAQGLHLAIFNSCDGLGIAVDLADLHLPQVIVMREPVPDRVAQEFLKHFLAAFSQGQTLYTAVREARERLQSLENDFPCATWLPVICQNPAEISPTWQDLCDQKLSLKFSLPNLKHLSSVFLSSSIVTLLIVLIRLLGGMQSLELAAFDQLMRLRPKEQPDSRLLVVTITDQDIQAQGKEPRQGSLSDKYLNLLLTKLEQYQPAAIGLDIYRDFSVSSNQPELAKRMQKSDRLIAICKRADPEYDPTGVSPPPEIPEARLGFSDFIEDDDSVLRRHLLAMTPNPISSTCTPAYAFSTQLAFLYLQSRGITAKFTPDWDLQLGNKIFQRLKNRSNGYHAIDAQGSQILLNYRFSPSVQAIAPQVTMSQVLNGQINSNAIKNRIILIGVTSNSSSDYWSTPYSKKPSQVLPGILIQAQMISQMISAALDNRPILWVWTQWGEICWIWYWSLTGGLLAWYVRKITYLSMILAIAIVTLFGLCLIILIQGGWIPLVPPIISLLVSSIQITCIKTKIAGDR, from the coding sequence ATGAGTAAATTGATCGTCCTAAATCTAGGAAAAGGAAACCTACAACAAGGGTTTCCCACGGTTATTGCTCAACTTTGGCAAACGGATACTCCTACTCCTATGCAGTTTACAGGAGGACTACCTGCTGCACCACAATTAGACAATCTTTATCGACGTTGGCAACAATTGTATACAGCGTTATATGCCAGTTTAGAATGGCGTAGTCGCAATATTTCTGAATTTGAAATTGAAGAAGAAGACGTTACCCATATTTCTCAAGCTGAGTTTGAAAATATTTGCCAAGAATTACAGAAATGTCTAAATACATGGCTGAATAGTTTATTGTTTCTCAATATTGACCGCAAACTACGTACTCAACTTTTACCTACAGATGAAATTCGCTTTATTATTACTGCTGAATGTCATCAGGTTTTAAAGTTGCCTTGGTGTTTGTGGCATTTTTTTAATGATTACCCATTGGCAGAAATCGCTCTTAGTCCTCCTGAATATGGTCGTGCAATTAAAACTAATTCTCAAAAAAGTAATGGTAAAGTCAGAATTTTAGCTATTTTAGGAGATAGTCAGCACATTGATCTTGAAAAAGACCAAAGTTTGCTGAAACAATTACCTCACGCAGAAATCAAGTTTTTAGTCGAACCCAACCGTTCCCAATTGACAGAACAATTATGGGAATCTGGTTGGGATATTCTCTTTTTTGCTGGGCATAGTTCCAGTCAAGGTAAAGGGAAAATGGTACTAAATTCTGGCGAAACTTTGACAATTGATCAATTAAAGTATGGTTTACAAAAAGCAATTGCCCAAGGTTTGCATTTAGCAATTTTTAACTCTTGTGATGGTTTGGGTATCGCCGTAGATTTAGCTGATTTGCATTTACCGCAAGTAATTGTGATGCGAGAACCTGTTCCAGACCGAGTAGCACAGGAATTTTTAAAGCACTTCCTCGCAGCTTTTTCACAAGGACAAACATTATATACAGCAGTTAGAGAAGCTAGGGAAAGATTACAGTCTTTAGAAAATGATTTTCCCTGTGCTACTTGGTTGCCTGTTATTTGCCAAAATCCCGCCGAAATCTCCCCAACTTGGCAGGATTTGTGTGATCAAAAATTGAGTTTAAAGTTTTCACTTCCTAATTTAAAACACTTATCAAGTGTTTTTTTGAGTAGTTCAATTGTTACTTTATTAATAGTTTTAATCCGACTATTAGGGGGAATGCAATCGTTAGAATTGGCAGCTTTTGATCAATTAATGAGACTGCGACCTAAAGAACAACCAGACTCCCGGTTGTTGGTTGTCACTATCACTGATCAAGATATTCAAGCACAGGGAAAAGAACCCAGACAAGGTTCTCTTTCTGATAAATATCTCAACTTATTACTCACAAAACTAGAACAATATCAACCAGCGGCCATTGGTTTGGATATATACCGAGATTTTTCTGTCAGTTCCAACCAACCAGAACTAGCCAAACGGATGCAAAAAAGCGATCGCCTCATTGCTATTTGTAAACGTGCTGATCCAGAATATGATCCCACCGGGGTTTCACCTCCACCGGAAATACCAGAAGCACGGTTAGGTTTTAGCGACTTTATCGAAGACGATGATAGCGTCCTGCGTCGTCATTTATTAGCAATGACTCCCAACCCCATCTCCTCAACTTGTACACCAGCTTATGCATTCAGCACTCAGTTAGCGTTCTTGTATCTGCAATCACGAGGAATTACAGCCAAATTTACCCCAGATTGGGATTTACAACTAGGGAATAAAATCTTCCAGAGGTTAAAAAATAGAAGTAACGGATATCATGCCATAGATGCCCAAGGTAGCCAGATTTTACTTAATTATCGGTTTTCGCCTTCCGTGCAAGCAATTGCACCACAAGTTACCATGAGTCAAGTATTAAACGGGCAAATTAACTCCAATGCCATCAAAAATCGAATTATTCTTATCGGTGTCACCAGTAATAGCAGCAGTGATTATTGGTCAACACCATACAGTAAAAAACCTTCACAAGTCCTACCAGGTATACTTATTCAAGCACAGATGATCAGCCAGATGATCAGTGCCGCTTTAGACAACCGACCTATATTATGGGTTTGGACACAATGGGGTGAAATTTGCTGGATTTGGTATTGGTCTTTGACAGGAGGGTTACTAGCTTGGTATGTTAGAAAAATTACTTACTTAAGCATGATTTTAGCGATCGCAATAGTCACACTGTTTGGACTCT
- a CDS encoding sigma-70 family RNA polymerase sigma factor → MRSRQSILEMFATFLQFESERLNGWVYDAKLHRSIQYLLLQIPQTQNSENFWAIYWHKAWQTQSNSLALGHLSAYLQETCYWAVKRTIPQFASVQSSLADCFQIAIAQVPKILKGCDPNQKASLKSYSNVAFGNIIRDALRQQQEIDYANDWALLLKLSRKRLQEALQNAGVTDEIIARYLLAWKCFTDGYILSKSPGVRKLQKPDQDTWDIITQIYNRERLTLKNPGTECTPETLEKWLLFSAKHARAYLYPVVSSLNLPKLGQTEGELQDDLPDNTHESLLASIIAEEEAETQKNQQIEIHNLLVATLAKLTPQAQQLLQLYYQQALTQQQIAQQLQIQQYQVSRQLSKARESLLLAITKWSQETAHISPTSNVVKYISIVLEEWLQNYFRNLESHSSEEK, encoded by the coding sequence ATGCGCTCTCGGCAAAGTATCCTGGAAATGTTTGCGACCTTCCTACAATTTGAGTCCGAACGCTTAAATGGTTGGGTATATGATGCCAAACTGCATCGCAGCATCCAGTATCTCTTGTTACAGATACCACAAACGCAAAACTCAGAAAATTTTTGGGCAATTTACTGGCACAAAGCTTGGCAAACTCAGTCAAACTCCTTAGCACTTGGTCATCTGTCTGCTTATTTGCAAGAGACTTGTTATTGGGCTGTAAAAAGAACCATTCCCCAATTTGCCAGTGTGCAGAGTAGTTTAGCTGATTGTTTTCAGATAGCGATCGCTCAAGTCCCAAAAATCCTCAAAGGTTGTGACCCCAACCAAAAAGCTAGTCTAAAAAGTTACAGTAATGTGGCTTTTGGTAATATTATCCGTGATGCTTTGCGTCAGCAACAAGAAATAGATTATGCCAATGATTGGGCATTGCTGCTGAAGTTAAGCCGCAAGCGACTACAGGAAGCATTACAAAATGCTGGAGTAACAGATGAAATAATTGCTCGTTACCTGTTGGCTTGGAAATGTTTTACAGATGGTTATATTCTCAGTAAATCACCAGGTGTCCGCAAATTACAAAAACCTGACCAGGATACTTGGGACATCATCACGCAAATTTATAACCGTGAACGTCTAACCCTGAAAAACCCTGGAACAGAATGCACTCCAGAAACTTTAGAAAAATGGTTGCTTTTTTCTGCCAAACACGCACGTGCTTATCTTTATCCAGTGGTTTCTTCCCTTAACTTACCCAAGTTAGGACAAACAGAAGGTGAGTTGCAAGATGACTTACCAGATAATACTCATGAATCTTTACTAGCTAGTATAATTGCTGAAGAAGAAGCCGAAACACAAAAAAATCAACAAATAGAAATTCATAACTTGTTAGTTGCTACCCTAGCAAAACTAACACCCCAAGCACAACAATTATTACAACTATACTATCAACAAGCACTCACCCAGCAACAAATTGCCCAACAGCTGCAAATCCAACAATATCAAGTTTCACGCCAATTATCCAAAGCCAGAGAATCCTTACTGCTGGCCATTACCAAATGGAGTCAGGAGACAGCGCATATTTCTCCAACTTCCAACGTGGTGAAATATATTAGTATCGTGTTGGAGGAGTGGTTACAGAATTATTTCCGTAATCTGGAATCTCACTCCTCAGAGGAGAAATAG
- a CDS encoding alpha-amylase, translated as MSQINGTMMQYFHWYIDPDLILWNDLKNKAQELAHAGFTALWLPPAYKGMAGGYDVGYGVYDMYDLGEFEQKGTIRTKYGDRQQYLDAIQAVQRYGLQVYADAVLNHRMGGDVKEVAKATPFSQDDRLNPKGWQRDINAYTHFNFSGRQGKHSEFQWHWWHFDGVDYDDYSKEQNTIYLLDGKRFDDYVALEKGNFAYLMGCDLDFQHQEVRDEVTRWGEWYLDTTQVNGFRIDAVKHISAWFFPQWLDHLKRYAGKDLFMVGEYWFNDIGTLHWYLDAVGGKMSLFDVPLHYNFHYASKSGGNYDMRRILDGTLMQQRPTHAVTFVENHDSQPLQALEAPVEPWFKPLAYALILLRAEGYPCVFYGDYYGAEYEDWGKDGNRHKIFLPSHRWLIDKFLHARQNFAYGPQYDYFDHWNVIGWTRLGDAEHPKAMAVLMSDGSGGSKWMEVGKPNAKFYDLTEHIKEPVYSNEWGWAEFHCPGGSLSVWIQE; from the coding sequence ATGTCCCAAATCAACGGCACAATGATGCAATATTTCCACTGGTATATCGACCCCGATTTAATCCTGTGGAATGATCTAAAAAACAAAGCTCAAGAATTAGCTCATGCAGGTTTTACGGCTTTGTGGCTACCACCAGCTTATAAAGGAATGGCAGGTGGTTATGATGTGGGATATGGCGTATATGATATGTACGACTTGGGGGAATTTGAGCAAAAAGGTACAATTCGCACCAAATATGGCGATCGCCAACAATACCTAGATGCTATTCAAGCAGTTCAAAGATATGGTTTGCAAGTCTATGCGGATGCTGTCCTCAACCACAGAATGGGAGGGGATGTTAAAGAAGTAGCTAAGGCTACACCATTCTCCCAAGATGATCGGCTTAATCCCAAAGGTTGGCAACGAGATATCAATGCTTATACCCATTTTAACTTTTCCGGTCGTCAAGGTAAACATTCTGAGTTTCAGTGGCATTGGTGGCATTTTGATGGCGTTGATTACGATGATTATTCTAAAGAGCAAAATACTATCTATTTACTAGATGGTAAAAGATTTGATGATTATGTCGCTTTAGAAAAAGGTAACTTTGCTTACCTGATGGGATGTGATTTGGACTTTCAACACCAGGAAGTCAGAGACGAAGTAACTCGTTGGGGTGAATGGTATCTTGATACTACGCAAGTAAATGGTTTCCGTATTGATGCCGTAAAACATATTTCTGCTTGGTTCTTTCCCCAATGGTTGGATCACCTCAAGCGATATGCTGGCAAAGATTTATTTATGGTGGGTGAATATTGGTTCAACGATATTGGCACACTACATTGGTATCTTGATGCTGTGGGTGGCAAAATGTCTTTATTTGATGTACCCCTACACTACAATTTCCACTATGCCAGCAAATCAGGTGGTAACTATGATATGCGGCGTATTCTTGATGGTACATTAATGCAGCAACGACCTACTCATGCTGTTACTTTTGTCGAAAACCACGATTCTCAACCGTTGCAAGCTTTAGAAGCACCTGTAGAACCTTGGTTTAAACCTTTGGCTTATGCCCTAATTCTCCTCCGTGCAGAAGGTTATCCTTGCGTATTCTATGGCGACTACTATGGTGCAGAATATGAAGATTGGGGAAAAGATGGCAACCGTCACAAGATTTTCTTACCTTCTCATCGTTGGTTAATTGACAAATTCCTCCATGCCCGTCAAAATTTTGCCTATGGTCCACAGTATGACTATTTTGATCATTGGAATGTGATCGGCTGGACAAGATTAGGAGATGCAGAACATCCCAAAGCAATGGCTGTACTAATGAGTGATGGATCTGGTGGTAGTAAATGGATGGAAGTTGGTAAACCTAACGCCAAATTTTATGATTTGACAGAACATATTAAAGAACCAGTTTACAGTAATGAATGGGGCTGGGCTGAGTTCCATTGTCCTGGTGGGTCGCTTTCTGTCTGGATTCAAGAGTGA
- a CDS encoding DUF1822 family protein, which translates to MSVFCVPPTQLFLETSSEVQNQSWQQSQSFVSPRGRWNAFLNQVCLSTFLPWLQTEYAPEATVETLSQLWEVVNGFAINVDTKRLVLIPDKNLETGEFFVPQEWIDIPKLAGDYYLAVQVSPDGAWMQIWSYTTHEQLKNQGSYDPQERTYSLEANQMIEDLNVLWVVRQLYPEEQTQADIFPLPILSTTQAENLKQRLASSIITNPRLELPFEIWGSLLEREDFLQATQNSNIVNLRQWFENIFADSWQTIENLFGAESNLAFSFRQDNDVTEESIRRIKVIDLPNQNRNQTLVLMLKLTAETDGRVGIRAQLYPHERNSYLQNNIRLELISASGDVVQSVAAREADNSIQLKRFRCPVNTRFSIQVALDDFSFVEEFEC; encoded by the coding sequence ATGTCTGTGTTCTGTGTCCCCCCTACCCAACTGTTTTTAGAAACTTCCTCAGAGGTACAAAATCAATCTTGGCAACAAAGCCAGTCTTTTGTGAGTCCTCGTGGACGTTGGAATGCTTTTCTAAATCAAGTATGTCTTAGTACCTTTCTGCCCTGGTTACAAACAGAATATGCACCAGAAGCTACTGTGGAAACCCTGTCTCAGCTTTGGGAAGTAGTAAATGGGTTTGCCATAAATGTAGATACAAAACGTTTGGTTTTAATTCCCGATAAAAATTTAGAAACTGGGGAATTTTTTGTCCCACAAGAATGGATAGATATTCCTAAGTTAGCCGGAGATTACTACTTAGCAGTACAAGTTAGTCCTGATGGTGCGTGGATGCAAATTTGGAGTTATACCACCCATGAACAATTAAAAAACCAAGGTAGTTATGATCCTCAAGAAAGGACTTACTCTCTGGAAGCTAATCAGATGATTGAGGATTTGAATGTGCTGTGGGTTGTGCGTCAATTGTATCCTGAAGAACAAACACAAGCAGATATTTTCCCACTGCCGATTTTATCAACTACCCAAGCAGAAAATCTCAAACAGAGATTAGCAAGTTCAATAATTACTAATCCTCGCTTAGAATTACCCTTTGAAATTTGGGGGTCATTATTAGAAAGGGAAGACTTTTTACAAGCAACACAGAATTCAAATATTGTTAATTTGCGGCAATGGTTTGAGAATATTTTTGCAGATAGCTGGCAAACAATAGAAAATTTATTTGGTGCAGAATCAAATTTAGCCTTCAGTTTTCGCCAAGATAATGATGTTACTGAAGAATCAATTCGACGGATAAAAGTGATTGATTTGCCTAATCAAAATAGGAATCAAACATTGGTTTTGATGTTGAAATTGACAGCAGAAACAGATGGGAGAGTAGGAATTCGCGCTCAATTATATCCCCATGAACGTAATTCTTATTTACAAAATAATATTAGATTAGAGTTGATTTCTGCATCAGGTGATGTTGTGCAATCAGTCGCAGCACGAGAGGCGGATAATTCCATTCAATTAAAACGGTTTCGCTGTCCAGTGAATACAAGGTTTAGTATTCAAGTTGCTTTAGATGATTTCAGTTTTGTGGAAGAGTTTGAATGTTAA